CCATGCAAGCGCGGctggtggggctgcagcagagcccggggggctgcagtggggctgCTCCCGGCAGCCCGGGCAggggggcagtgccagccccgggcagggggcagtgccagccctgcgcCCACCTTTGGGCGTTGCCGGCGTCGGTTCCGCGGGTGCGCGGGGCCCCGAGGGCGAGgcggccgggctgggctcgCAGGGGCTGCAGCCCGCGGCCGAGGCCTTGCGGAAGGCGTCCGACTGGCTGCCTGCAGACAAGGAGATGGGCTGGCGTGGGGGTCTGCCCGCACTGAGGGGGAACCAGAGCCCcagcgctgctcctgccccacacCGACCCAGCTGTGCGCTGCAGAGAGCACGTCACTGTGCACATCGCTGTGTACCTGCCACCACCTCGTCCCCTCTGCGTGGTGGGGTGGAGGCTCCCATGGGAGCAGCAAGCACCGTGTCCCCTACAGGTGTCCCCACCACCCCCATGAGTTTCAGCCCCCCCATCTGCTGGGCAAGGGGACAGGCAGCCCCACACCTGCCGTGCTGCACACTGGCTCTGCCCACATGTCACTCAGCTGCGCCCTGGCACAGCCTtcgtgggcacagctctgtgccctgtcagctgtgcctgtgggggcacagccctgcaacCGCCTGGCCCCTTCTGACCCAttggcacagccccacacaTTTCAGGGCTCAGCCTTTTCCATTCCACTCTGTTTTGTGGACAGTTTtgcaggcacagctgttccATGCCCTTCTGCCCCACTGGCACAGCCTCACATGATCCTGGACACTGCCTTTTCCACACTGCCTAATGCTGCCCCACGGGCACAGACCTGCATggtgcagggcagcagaggtgTCCCTCTCCCTTCTGCCCCATCAGCACGCGATTCTGGCACAGCATTTTGCACGCTGCCTGACCCTGCCCCATTGGCACTGCATGAtccagggcacagctgtcctATCCACTGCTACCTcatgggcagagctgccctgtgcccactcTACCCCATGGGCACAGTGTCTCCCATCCCAGTGTGGACCATCAcctccccaggcacagctctACCCTGTCCCCATCTGCCCCATGGGCACAGCCTGCCCTATGTCCCCCCTCCCAGAGGCACAGGGACCAGCATGGGGTCAGTCCCAGCAGGGGCAGGGTCCCCTCGGGTGCCCATTCCCCTCGGGGTGCCCGTTCCCCTGGGGTGCCCGTTCCCCTGGGGTGCCCGTGCTGCCTCCGCTGCCGCTCCGGTGTGCCGTGGGGTGCGTGGGCTGTGGGGCCCCCGGCTCGACCCCCGGAGCTGCGCCTGGGAGCTCCCAGCTACCTACATGGGaagaaagaggagagatttGGAGTGCGGTGGCAGGAGATATAGGGGAAGGGGGTCcgtgggggggaggaggaggaggaggaggaagatggtGGCCCACTGTCAGCTGTCTTTATGAAAGGACAGTGCAGACGACCTGTgagagagagacagacagacagacggacggagaaagagagagagagagagcagagagaTGGGTCAGTCCCTGCTCAGCGCGGTCATGGcggggctggagcaccagggCACCGGGATGGGAGCACAGCAGGGTGGAAGGCAGCATGGTGGGAGAATGGCAGGACAAGAGGATGGAAAGGCAGCAGGACAGAAGGACGTgaggcagcactgcctggcCAGGTGGGGAGAGAGGCCAGGACACGGCTATGGGACCAACTATCTGctcagccacagcacagccccacagcgTGAACCTGTGCACAACCACGGCACGGCCAGAACACACAGACCACAGCACGACCCACAGCACatccccatggcacagccccacagcactgccctgagGCACAGCACCATGGCACAGCACCATGGCACAACCCACAGCACATCCCCACGGCACAGCCCATGGCACAACCCATGGCACAGCACACAAGAACACACGGCACAggctccctcccagcacagctcacgGCACAGCCCCCCAGCACAGCACGGCCCCATGGCTGGAGGCACCCCCAGGACACAGTCCTTCCCTGGATTCACAAAAGGAGCACTGGATCCCAGCACTGGATCCCACACTGTGGGGCAGCCCAGCTGCTCCATGGGGCTCTCCTTGCCAGCAGCCAGCACGCTGAGTTCCCCACATGTGCCTCACTCTCTCCTGCCCCTTTTGGCTGTCACCATGGGATGTATTCCCAAGCCATCCCCAGACCTCCAGTTGCCCACCCATACGCACCAACCACGTTTCCAGCTTGGCAGTGAGCACAGTGCTGTGACAGGTGAGTGGACAACacccagcagggagcagggtgAGCCCTGTTTTGCTGAAGACAAACCTGACATCCAGCCCCTGACaagctgccccagctgcaggggccACGTGAGGTGCAGTGGCAGTGGCGGTGATGGTGGCAGTGAtggtggcacagcagagcaggatgtCCCCTGCCATCCTCGTACCCTTGGCACCAGAACCACGGTGCCAGTGATGGCAGAGGGTACATCCCCTCCCCACATTGCATCCCTGGTCTTTCCATATCCCACTGCATTCCTttgagctgtggcagtgcacTCACCTGTGCCCTGGTGTCCTGGTGCCCACCCCTGCGCCCAcagccccccagagcccctcaccTGTCCTGTGGCTGCCTGGTGACACAGCATCACTGCTGCCCGATGCCACCCGCTCCTGCTGCTTGAAGAACTCCCGGGGGTTGTCAGGCCGCTGGGCGATGATGGCAGCAGcctcctgtggggacaggggaggctgagccccactgccccagggctgtggggctgtgggaccACCCTCCATGCATCCCACAGCTTCATTCATTCCCATCTagctgtgggcactgctggaCGGGGAGGGAGGACAGCACCGGGCATGGCCATCACCACGCTCACCTCCACCTCTGACTCCGATTTCCGAAACTGCTGCCTGTCGTCCTCGTCTTGCTGGTCCCCCTGGGAAGAGACGCAGCAtcacctcccagcccaggcacccaGCTGGGGAAAGCCCTTCCCTGGGGTAATGCCAGTGgcagccctgcccctgatcctgGCACCAGTGGCACTCACAAAGATGGACTGCTCCTTCAGGCGCTGCCGGGCCTCCTCCGCCTccaagctctgctgcttcctcctgcaaGGGGGAAATGGGAGAGGCGCTGAGCAtcggctcctgccagcccctgccccagccccagcctgtgaGGGACACCCATGTGCCCACCCAGCCACTCACAGCACATTGGCAGCCATCCTGTGCCCACATCCCACCTGATCCCAGGTGTGTATCCACCCCATACCCACATCCCACCCAACCCCAGCCATGCAGCCATCCCGTACCACATCCCACCTGACCCCAGATGTGCATCCATCCCGTACCACATCCCACACGATCCCAGGTGTGCAGCCACCCCATACCCACATCCCACCCAACCCCAGCCATGCCATACCCACATCCCACCTGATCCCAGGTGTGCATCCATCCTGTGCCCACATCCCACCTGACCCCAGCCATTCATCCACCCCGTACCCACATCCCGCCCGCCCCCAGCCGTGCCTGTGCTCCTCAATCTGCTCCTCGCGCTCCCGGTAGCGCCGTTCccgctcctcctgctccagccgcTCCTGCTCCATCCGCTCCTGCTCGAACCGCAGCCGGGCATCCAGGgcctttttcctctcttcctccttACGCAATTCCTCCTCTTTCTGGTGTGGGGGATCAATGAGGGGGCTGCCCATCAGCAGCTCACCCTTCTCACTGGGGTGTCCCTCCGTACCCACCTTTGCCTGCTCCCAGAACTGCTCCCGGTTGAGCCGCTTCATCTCCACCGTGGCGTCGGTTTTCTGGTAAGTGGTGCCCTGGATGGAGGAGAGGCgaggggatggaggggctgggatCAGCGATGGGGATAACAGTAAGGGGCACAGGGGGTGAGGGGCTGTGGCACacaggagccctgggcaggagggacactccagccccagcagcattcccagcgCTGCCGCGGGGACGTTACCACAGGCTCGGCGTTCTCATCCTCGCGCAGCCGCAGGCGGTGCAGCACCGGGCTGGAGACGCGGGCCAGCCCATTGGAGAGGCGCTGCCCGATGGCCCCAGGGTCAATGTCCTCCACGCTGCTGGCATTGACGATGACATCGACACCCTGGGGAGTGCAAGCAGCCATCAGGGGTCAGCATCAGTGCCCTGGCAAcatctcccccctccccagcgtcACCCACCTGGAAGAACTCGGCGATCTTGGCTACGTGGCTGGCACAGGCGCATTTGCGGGCGTCCGGCACGTCCTCACCCACCTGTGGCAGCCAGGGAGCGACTGAGCTGAGAGGGGCAGCAGGGTGACCGCCACCCCACtgacctcagcagggcagcaggactgtggggcacccacagcccctgggcactgccagctccctcaCACCCAGCCATGTCcctgtgggcacagcacagcccccctCAGCAGGGCCCCCAGACTCACCCAGTTGACGAGGACATATTTGGGGAGCACGGCCTGCGGGTCCTTGACGCTGCAGAAGCCATACATCACCTTCTGGATCTCAAAGTGGCCAGAAAGCTCCAGCAAACCTCCACCTGGTACAGCACCATCAGCCCACGTGCACCCAGCACCAGTAACAGGTGACAGGGAAAACACCAGCACAGGTGAGctggcagaggggacagaggacCTTACCTCCTGATGCTGCCAGCTTCAGGTCATCAGAGCCATCCTCGTATGTGTAGAGGGCCCTGGGGAGACACCATGGGTGAGCCAAAGCCAGGAGGAGTGTGGGGCAACCCCCAACCTCCCCATCCTGCTTACACTGAGGTCAGGGCATGTCCTGGGGTCTGGCTGCTTGTCCCAAAACTAACATACAGCCACAGCAACCCTTGTCGATCATCAGCACCAAGAGCCAGACTGCCAGGCAAGGCAGACAGGATGTGGGGCAGGGCCTattccccagccctgggtggcagctgtggggaaGGGTCTCAGATTTGTGGACAGAATAGTCActtgggcacagggacacaccgACTGCTGTGCTGCAAGCCAACACAGTCCCACAGCAACTTGCTcacccatccctgtcccctcacgaCCCTTCCAGCTACTGACCAGGTTTGGGGACAACCCTGTGCCCCAGTAAGGACCCGGGCCCACTCACGTGCCCGGCTGCGTGAGCCACCAGCCCAGCAGGCACCAGGCTGGGGGAGGACGCcggagcaccagcagcagcaaatcAATGAGCCGCCAGAGTGTGATGGGGCCGTCATGGAGACTGTTCCTTGGAAACcattcccagctgatgggaaacCCCCTGTCGCTCCCACCGTGCCCTGGCCAGCCCCTCTGGGGGCTCCGTGGGGACCCCCAGCAGCCAGCACCTCCCCAGAGGCACACAGCCAGCCACGGAGGGGGGACCACGCATGCCAAATTGGTCCAGGGCGGGTGGGCGAGGGGATGGATGTCGCTAGGCAACCAGCATCCTCCGTCACCATGGCAACccccccatcccagctgggaTGCAGCTCGCCCCGATGACGAGGTGATTAGTGGAGGGGAGCGggggaggcaggcaggcagcGGGGACCTGCGGGGCCTGGCAGGCGCCCAACCCTGCCCGCCACCGTCACGCGCTGCGCCCGGAGCGCCGGGGCCGCCCGTGCTGGATCCCCACGGCCCCGCTCGCCGCGGGTGGGCggctctgcccagcagctctcggctgctgctgcccgcACGGCGCTTCCCAGAGCCCCAAATCCCCGCTGAGCCGAGCAAAGCCCTCCTCGCTCCAGCCTGCAGCTTCAATCCACAGCCTGGGGAACGGGAATTGAGGGTCCCTGCGGGCAGAGCCGCCCCCCTATAACAGGGCCTGGCTGGAGCTAAAAAGCAAAGGGAAGGCAGGCAGGTGCCTAAGAGAGAGAGGGCCTCCCCTCTGCCTCCCCgagcccctggcagggagcCGCAGATAATTGCACCAACAAGATTGACTTTAATCCGCACATCCCGATCCCGCTAATCGGCCGCCCCAGCCGGCGCCAGCTTCCAGGCCTGGAACAGCTGCAAAGTGCTGTCTGAGACGGCTGTGACAGGGAAGGGTGGCAAAtgcagcccctgagccccccagaaTGGGGGAGGACGGCAACAGTTTGGGGGACCCAGGGCAGCGAGCTGGGAGCTGGAAGGGTGGGATgtagctggcagcaggcaggagaaaagaagtagggcagagccacagcaccagtgcctggggagccctgtgggtgctgggggcaccCACTGCCTGCTTTTCCTCCCCAGAACACGGCCATGCCCAGTGGTAGCTGGCCacaaggctgctgccagctgctcccagggcagatGAGGCTTGCTGTGgacacagctcagcagcacagcctgactCCATGCCAGGATGGAGGTTTCCATTCCAGGAGACAGGGAAGCCGTGCTGGGGCCAGCAGCGTCCCCAGGGGTGCCCCCAGGGACCCAGAGCCCAACAGCAGCACCACAACCCCCGGCAGTGGggtccagctgtgtcacagcGGGTGCTGTCAGCATCACGCACTGCTTACCTCACTTCCATGGGCTTTAATCCCTCCACCCAACCCATTCAGCCCTTTCCCACCCCCGGGCTCCAGGTATGTGGGTCACCCGTGGGTGGAGATGCCCCGTGCAGGCCGGGGGGGGCTCCCTGCAGCCGGGGGGCTCCACTGAGGATCCCTCATCACCCCAACCACAGAGAGCTCAGCCCAGTGCCCTGGCATGGCCCCGCTGCTCACCGGAGCAGGCGGAGCAGCATCCCCGGGTGCCAGAGCGGGGCTCCCGCGGCAGCCCACCCCCCGTGCCAGGCCAGGGAGGGGTCACATCGCCCCAGCCTCCCGCCCCAGCCCCGGCACATGTGTTTCCAATGTGGCTGGGAGCTCCAGGGAGTCGGCGTGCTCAGAAAGCAGCACCAAATTCCTTTCCGATCGAGTAATGGGCCCCAGCAGCCTtcgcggggccgggcagggggaggggatgCTCGGACCCTCCAGGAccgggctggagcaggggaaatCCCTGACTAAACAGAGGGATCCCGTCCGGACATGAGCGCGGCATTCCCCGGTTCCggcccagggccaggctctggCACATTGTCCTCTCTGGGTCGGCCAGGCCGGGCCCTCCTCCCCATGGCACTGTCCCCATCACcttgcagccccagcagcatcaCCCCTTATCCCGCACCCCGCAGCGGGGATGCTGCTCCCGCAGGCACTGAGTGCCAGGCGCTCGGGTGACAATGGAGCACCGGCTGGGCACGATGGAGCAGCTGGGGACGATGGAGCAAAATCAGCCCCACGGGTGGGATTGGCAGGGGATCGCTGCCCGGCCGGGATCAGCGTTGGAGGTGTGTGTGGGGGAGCCGCCACCGGCACTCGCCTTCCCGGGAACCGattctgctgctctcagcagctTTGGCAGGGACGGCTCCTTTGCAGCGGATGCCGGGAAGCGAGATGTACCCGGGGCTGACAGCTGCCGCCTGGCCGGCAGCGCACACGGCGCCTGCCCACAGCGCCCCTGGGCTGACAGCGGGACTGTGGGGCCCTCTGGAGACCCCAGGGACTGGCGGGGACCTGCACCTGCCCAGGcccacacagccctgtcccGAGAGCAGGGACCTGGTTAGAGATAGACGCGTGAcgggctgggctgtgggtgcAGCCCAGCTGGGAGGTGGGAGTCCCCGGATGGGTGGTGGGTGTATCCCGGAGGGGCGGCGgatggccctggctgggtggtGGGCGCACAGAGCTCCCCTCCGTCCGCCCCCCACCAAAAGCATCATGCACAGCATGCACCCGGCACTGCCCAGCGCCCCGGCTGAGCCCAGCGCGATGCGCCCCGGCGCGCCGGCAGCGTTCCCACCCAGCACAGAGGCGCcctggagggcagggaggggatggcGGGGCAGATGGTCCCCGCCAGCCTCCGGCAcccggctgggctgggagaggcggCTGGGCTGGCAGCGAGTGATGCTCCCTGCAGCGGGCCCGGATCCGGCCGGCCTCGACACCGGGTGCCCCGCAGCGGGGCGCGGGCAGCGCGAGAAGCCGGGGGTCCCAGCGGGGAGCCCCGCCTCCCTCCCCGGCTCAACAGCAACCCCGTCCCGGCCTGGCAATCCCGGGCCGACACCACGACCCCTCGGGATGTGGCAGCCCCGGAGCTCGGGGGAATCGGAGGGTAGCGGGAGCGGCGGGAGATGCTCGGTGCCCCCGCGGCTTCAGGCCTCGCTCCACCGGGCAGCGGGACCGCCCGCTGCCGGGGTACCGGCGGAGCCGGTCGGGAGCAGCACcggccgggagcggggccgtgCTGCGGGGCCCCgatcccctccccatcccccgTTCCCCGGACGCCCCTGCCCGCGGCTCCTGCTCCAGACAATGGCGAGGAACCGGTGCCGGGCCCAGCAACGGGGAGCCCCACGGGGCCCTCCCCGCCGCGCGCGAATTCCCCCGCTCCCCGCTCTCGCTGCCCGGCTGGGGTCGGACCGGGCCGTGCCGGGAGTCCCGGCGCTCGCACGTGCCGGCCCGGCGCAGACAAAGCGGGGACCGCGCCCCGGCCCGGTGCGGCGGGCAGGTGCGGGCACCGGGGGCGGCGAGCCGGGCACAccccccgccgccgcgcccgcctTTGTGTGCCGGGGCTCCCGGGGACGGCGGGGGGCGCAGCTCGGGGCGCGGCCGGTGTTACCGGGCGGCTCCGTGCACAaagggcggcggcggcggcggggacaaaggggcggcggcggcggcgggcgcgctCACCAGTCGGTGGGGCTGTCCTCGCCGATCACGTCCTGGTAGGAGGCGAGCAGCTCCAGGCGGTGCGCCGCGAAGCCGACGCCAGCCATGGCGGGGCCGGGATGCTGCCGGGGGACCGGAGGGACCGGCCGCCTGCCCGCCTCCGAGACACTGCCGCAGCGGCCGGGCGGAGGGGCGAGCGGCGGGGAGGCTccgcccgccgccgcgcccGGTCCTAGCGCCGCGAACGGCggcccccctcccctcccctccgcccccccgcccggcccccgcccccgccgcgcccccgGGGCGCCCCCAGGGCATCCCGCCGGCCGCGccgcccgggccgggccgggaccCCGGGGGTGCGGGCAGCATCACCCCCGCCCGGCCGCCCCCGCGCACGGCTCGCCCCCGGGATCccgcagcccgggctccgctctGCCCCCGCAGCACAGCGCCCCGGGCCAGCCCCCGCCCCAGGGACACCGAACCCCGGCTCGGCTCCTCCCGGGAACCTGCACGCCGGGGGATTTCGCATCCCGGGCTCTCCTCCGCCCTGGGGACCCCGCATCCTGTGCTGCCCCTCCTGGGAACTTGCACTCTGGAGACCTCTCCTGCTGGGTGGTCCTCTCCATTCCCATATTCTCCCCTCTCCCATGTCCTCTGCACCCAGAGGACGTGGCACACCTGGCTTCTGCGCCCTCCGCTGCCCCACCGAGCCCCCGCGTCCAAGGTTTCCTCTCCAAGGACACGGCACTTCAGGTTTTGCCCTACACACCCAGCCATGCCCTCGCTGCTTGCACAAGGCGTCAGTGGACAGAGCCTCTTTGGGGCCTCTTTGCTGCCCATCTGCTCCTCTATCCCCACCACTCCCAAGCCCCCCGGTCTTTTCAGAGCACCTTTTCCAGGAGGTTTTGCCTCAGTGTGAACCCACAGCTGGTTTTGCACTGACCCgcgcagggctctgcaggggctcccAGCCGGGTCCTGCAGcgattccctgtccccagcactgtccccaggccGGACCAGCAGCGCGCtggaggggtctctgtgccagagcagcaaTGGAGAGCGCTCCGGGCCTGATTCCtgcaggatggggatggatgTTGGTGGAGTGGCCCGTCCCAAGACAAGCCCTTCAGGCCCCTGGATCACCCCAGAGGGACACGGGACAGGGGGCCGCGGGCCCTGGCGGTGCCGCCCGCTCCCCCCACGCCCTCCTTACACCAGCATTTCCGAGCGAGGCCGGAGCCGGAGCCGCCCTAAGAGGCTCTGAGagtttgggagcagctgtggagcAGCTGCCGGGGCCAGCGCGGGGGCTGGGGCCGCGGCAGGCGCCCCACAAGCGGCTCAGATGGCTTTGGGGGTGGATGTGGTGGGACCCTGCTCGGGGATGTGGTGGGAGCTCCGAGCCTACCGCCGCCAGGCTTTGTTCTCGGAGCAGCgaggctgcagcccctccccagGCTCCACCTCCGCAGCCCACCCGAGACCCTCCTTCCGCTGCCTGAGCACAAGCTCCTCACATGGTGCGCAGAGCTGGTGGGCAAGAGATGCCCTTGGCAAGGCTCAGAGGCACCTTGGGTGGTAGAGCCATTGTCAGGATGGCCCAGAGGCAACAGGGAGCCAAGCAGAGCCAAGAGCACAGCCCTTGCAGCGGCACAGGGGGATGTTTGGCTCTCCCAGGGCAGAGGCAGgttggctgcagcaccctggccctgctggacACCCCGGGGCTGATCTGGCAGAACCTGTTCCCAGAGCAGGCTCCGTCCCGCACCACTGCCTGCCCCTTTCCCACCCTCCACTCACAGATTGCTGTCCAGCCAAGCGAGGGTTGGTTCAGGGGCTGCCCACATGGAGCCACAGCCACCTCACCTTCCCCTGTGCTTCCTCTGACCTTGGCTGCCCAGCTGGGACTCACACGGGGcactcagccctgctcctgccagccctgccaggcaggCACCAGCTGTTTCTGTCCCTTGCTGCACCTGTGTCCTGCTGCTTCTCAGCGTGACCAGCCCACtgccctcctgtgccccagcctgagcgcctggcccagccccagcctgtctTTATCCCTCGACTTTCCTCACCCCATCTTTGATGTGCTTTTGCACTCCTGGAACTGGCAGTGAGAAGACATGGCACCGCAGCCCAGATCTGGGTGATGCCAGGAGTCATTTGGCTCCCCACAGCCAGCTCCTGCCCCCGGCAGAACCTTCCAGTAGATGAGCAAGACAATTTTCCTTACAATTGCTCATCATGGCAAGAGCTGCAATTATTAATGACCGTTCCAGCTGTCAGAGTGGAGAGGGAGGAGAACAGCCACTTCCCCACAGCCGCTGCCCTCCGGCCCGTTCcagctggaggtgctgctgtggcctCACCCCCGTCCTTTGGGACAGCAGCTGCAGCGCGTGAGCGAACGCTTGGCTGCTCCACGCTGGAGAACGCCCAGGGCTGGTGCACGTGGCCCATGCGTGCCCCAAGGCTCCTCAACACCTCTAAAAACTCAGGCACAAGGACAGTGCCCCACAAGGGCCCCCACTAAGGTCTGACCCCTTCCCCATCTCTCCTTGCTGCATTTTGCCCCCCAGATTTATTACTGCCTTCATTAGTGGTCCTGCCTGCGAAAAGAGGGATGACCCAGCCAACACATGGGGTCAAGCCTGGGCTGACGcgggca
The Zonotrichia albicollis isolate bZonAlb1 chromosome 15, bZonAlb1.hap1, whole genome shotgun sequence genome window above contains:
- the DBN1 gene encoding drebrin isoform X1; its protein translation is MAGVGFAAHRLELLASYQDVIGEDSPTDWALYTYEDGSDDLKLAASGGGGLLELSGHFEIQKVMYGFCSVKDPQAVLPKYVLVNWVGEDVPDARKCACASHVAKIAEFFQGVDVIVNASSVEDIDPGAIGQRLSNGLARVSSPVLHRLRLREDENAEPVGTTYQKTDATVEMKRLNREQFWEQAKKEEELRKEEERKKALDARLRFEQERMEQERLEQEERERRYREREEQIEEHRRKQQSLEAEEARQRLKEQSIFGDQQDEDDRQQFRKSESEVEEAAAIIAQRPDNPREFFKQQERVASGSSDAVSPGSHRTGRLHCPFIKTADSGPPSSSSSSSSPPRTPFPYISCHRTPNLSSFFPCSQSDAFRKASAAGCSPCEPSPAASPSGPRAPAEPTPATPKESPSPSAQEPGPATPEQHWPFPGPEDKATEPPGDEPSPRPVWTEGGDALGDLVTLEPTEPSLPPVADEPQTGEAPEAPNPESLIDLWQSDSDGVAPPAAWPLPAAPVPETPPAMLPEEGALLSLDELPEPPATFCDAEQEEEDEEEAAGEGDPQSQDLGCQHTPQEDTQEDTPGRETPPITNGEMAPKDGTPGRGEQASEGYFSQSQEEEVPPTEELSAKAPQPVFYNKPPEIDITCWDADPLPEEEESFGGAL
- the DBN1 gene encoding drebrin isoform X2, with translation MAGVGFAAHRLELLASYQDVIGEDSPTDWALYTYEDGSDDLKLAASGGGGLLELSGHFEIQKVMYGFCSVKDPQAVLPKYVLVNWVGEDVPDARKCACASHVAKIAEFFQGVDVIVNASSVEDIDPGAIGQRLSNGLARVSSPVLHRLRLREDENAEPVGTTYQKTDATVEMKRLNREQFWEQAKKEEELRKEEERKKALDARLRFEQERMEQERLEQEERERRYREREEQIEEHRRKQQSLEAEEARQRLKEQSIFGDQQDEDDRQQFRKSESEVEEAAAIIAQRPDNPREFFKQQERVASGSSDAVSPGSHRTGSQSDAFRKASAAGCSPCEPSPAASPSGPRAPAEPTPATPKESPSPSAQEPGPATPEQHWPFPGPEDKATEPPGDEPSPRPVWTEGGDALGDLVTLEPTEPSLPPVADEPQTGEAPEAPNPESLIDLWQSDSDGVAPPAAWPLPAAPVPETPPAMLPEEGALLSLDELPEPPATFCDAEQEEEDEEEAAGEGDPQSQDLGCQHTPQEDTQEDTPGRETPPITNGEMAPKDGTPGRGEQASEGYFSQSQEEEVPPTEELSAKAPQPVFYNKPPEIDITCWDADPLPEEEESFGGAL